A single region of the Novosphingobium sp. SL115 genome encodes:
- a CDS encoding AHH domain-containing protein, producing MLPFSSVNVPGRPGYAPDLQRHHLIPRQVLGSATIGKMLARLGIGRLGFHDFRRNGLLLPASEHAALKFSLPLHRGPHRTYNELVLQRAGQIEAHWAKERAAGSASADFDALMRFDLLQRALRRKLLDPRSWAKKPLNARDPALDYSHLDDMADMLWGGTEWADQAA from the coding sequence ATGCTGCCGTTCAGCAGCGTCAATGTTCCGGGGCGTCCGGGGTATGCCCCGGATCTTCAGCGGCATCATCTGATTCCCCGGCAAGTGCTGGGTTCCGCGACCATTGGCAAGATGCTGGCAAGGCTGGGAATTGGGCGGCTGGGCTTTCACGATTTCCGGCGTAACGGCTTGTTATTGCCTGCTTCTGAACATGCCGCGCTCAAGTTCAGCCTGCCGCTGCATCGTGGCCCGCATCGCACGTACAACGAACTTGTTCTGCAACGCGCGGGGCAGATTGAGGCGCATTGGGCGAAGGAGCGGGCGGCGGGGTCTGCCAGTGCGGACTTCGATGCGCTGATGCGGTTCGATTTGTTGCAGCGGGCGCTGCGGCGCAAGCTGCTGGACCCGCGATCATGGGCGAAAAAGCCGCTGAACGCGCGTGATCCTGCTTTGGATTACAGCCACTTGGATGACATGGCCGACATGTTGTGGGGCGGGACGGAATGGGCCGATCAGGCCGCGTAA
- the leuA gene encoding 2-isopropylmalate synthase, producing MTMLKTPSAKYRAFPQINLPDRQWPSRVIDKAPRWLSTDMRDGNQSLIDPMDADKKARFFDLLVKVGLKEIEVGFPSAGATEYDFIRGLVDGGKIPDDVFVQVLTQSREDLIRTSFESLAGAKQAIVHVYNAVSPLWRQVVFGMEQSQVKDIAIAGAKFLRDQAARFPQTDWHFEYSPETFSTAELDFSIACCEAVMDVLQPTTDKPIILNLPATVEASTANIYADQIEYFCRNLPGRDRAIISLHTHNDRGTGVAAAELGLMAGADRVEGCLFGNGERTGNCCLVTVALNLYTQGVDPELDFSDIDEVIQTVEYCNQLPVHPRHPYGGELVFTAFSGSHQDAIKKGFAAQETRNDELWAVPYLPIDPADLGRSYEAVIRVNSQSGKGGFAWVLEQDQGLKLPKKMQAHFSRHVQELADELGRELQAGDIWGVFRNAYRLDAPQHLQLVDYEETRGPDGTRIFAGKIEVDGKVQTVSGRGNGLISSVVATLKDGFGVDIDITDYSEHAMGAGSNARAAAYVECKTADGRTIWGVGIDEDVATASVRAVLSAANAVA from the coding sequence ATGACCATGCTGAAGACCCCCTCGGCCAAATATCGCGCATTCCCGCAGATCAACCTGCCGGACCGCCAGTGGCCCAGCCGTGTTATCGACAAGGCGCCGCGCTGGCTCTCCACCGACATGCGCGATGGCAACCAGTCGCTGATCGATCCCATGGACGCGGACAAGAAAGCCCGCTTCTTCGACCTTCTGGTCAAAGTGGGCCTCAAGGAAATCGAGGTTGGCTTCCCCAGCGCGGGCGCAACCGAATATGATTTCATCCGTGGTCTGGTCGATGGCGGCAAGATTCCTGACGATGTATTCGTGCAGGTTCTCACACAGTCGCGCGAAGACCTCATCAGGACGAGCTTTGAAAGCCTCGCCGGGGCAAAGCAGGCCATCGTCCACGTCTATAACGCCGTGTCGCCACTGTGGCGTCAGGTCGTGTTCGGCATGGAACAGTCGCAGGTAAAGGACATCGCCATCGCCGGGGCAAAGTTCCTGCGCGATCAGGCCGCCCGTTTCCCGCAGACCGACTGGCACTTCGAATACAGCCCGGAAACCTTCTCCACCGCCGAACTCGATTTCAGCATCGCATGCTGCGAAGCGGTGATGGACGTGCTCCAGCCCACGACCGACAAGCCGATCATCCTCAACCTGCCCGCCACGGTTGAAGCGTCCACGGCCAACATCTATGCCGACCAGATCGAATATTTCTGTCGCAACCTGCCGGGGCGTGACCGCGCGATCATTTCGCTGCACACCCATAACGACCGTGGCACTGGCGTCGCCGCCGCAGAACTGGGCCTGATGGCAGGCGCGGATCGCGTCGAAGGCTGCCTGTTCGGCAATGGCGAACGCACTGGCAACTGCTGCCTCGTCACCGTCGCGCTCAACCTCTACACGCAGGGCGTCGATCCCGAACTGGACTTCTCGGATATCGATGAAGTCATCCAGACCGTCGAATACTGCAACCAGCTGCCCGTCCACCCGCGCCACCCCTATGGCGGCGAACTGGTGTTCACGGCCTTTTCCGGCAGCCATCAGGACGCCATCAAAAAGGGCTTTGCCGCGCAGGAAACCCGCAACGACGAACTGTGGGCCGTGCCCTATCTGCCAATTGACCCCGCCGATCTGGGCCGCAGCTACGAAGCCGTCATCCGCGTCAATTCGCAGTCCGGCAAGGGCGGCTTTGCCTGGGTGCTGGAACAGGATCAGGGCCTCAAGCTGCCCAAGAAGATGCAGGCCCACTTCTCGCGCCATGTGCAGGAACTGGCCGATGAACTGGGCCGTGAACTGCAGGCGGGCGATATCTGGGGCGTGTTCCGCAACGCCTATCGCCTCGACGCGCCGCAGCATCTGCAACTGGTCGACTATGAAGAAACGCGCGGCCCCGATGGCACCCGCATCTTCGCAGGCAAGATCGAAGTCGACGGCAAAGTGCAGACCGTGTCCGGTCGCGGCAACGGCCTGATCTCGTCCGTCGTCGCCACGCTGAAAGACGGCTTCGGCGTCGATATCGACATTACCGATTATTCCGAACACGCCATGGGCGCCGGCAGCAACGCCCGCGCCGCCGCCTATGTCGAATGCAAGACCGCTGATGGCCGCACCATCTGGGGCGTCGGCATCGACGAAGACGTCGCCACCGCCAGCGTCCGCGCGGTGCTGAGCGCCGCCAACGCCGTAGCCTGA
- a CDS encoding YaaC family protein, which yields MNEIRTNEWWRILSNYESSDLVKTCFRAMHGGDLNTSKASEICAAITQARGYMESASSAGRSVRPLLLYYGVLGLARGLTLFLSTSLREACLAQAHGLSASSWGEALTREGGSMGDLKIKLNANGTLQQLIAATDHRTFLRNNSSKPNCVIKYESPPTDTEVSLADILSRIPEVRPFYSRWLPDSREIVAFWPQNDHPGDKKRWRVDPPYTAEDVRAVMGDAVHELNTTDSVISILVSGDYAPYMSDTVGHWSVGNVVAMTPFPGELRLSKTVITFMAAYCLGMLARYYPSQWTATLGNQRHTVALPTLLATMDYIADEFPRMIVEFLEPPVAPSSGGGLFERTNDGFQQ from the coding sequence ATGAACGAGATCAGGACGAACGAGTGGTGGCGAATTCTCTCAAATTATGAGTCTTCTGATCTCGTCAAAACTTGCTTTAGAGCGATGCACGGAGGAGATCTGAACACATCGAAGGCGTCCGAGATCTGCGCAGCCATCACGCAGGCGCGGGGGTATATGGAATCCGCGAGCAGCGCGGGGCGCAGCGTCAGGCCATTGCTCCTATATTACGGGGTCCTAGGCCTTGCTCGAGGGCTGACCCTCTTCCTTTCGACCTCACTTCGCGAAGCATGCCTTGCTCAGGCTCATGGCCTCTCGGCATCCAGTTGGGGTGAAGCCCTGACCCGCGAGGGAGGCTCTATGGGCGACCTGAAGATCAAGCTCAACGCGAACGGTACGCTGCAGCAGCTTATCGCTGCGACGGATCACCGAACTTTCCTGCGCAACAACTCCTCTAAACCCAACTGCGTGATCAAGTACGAGTCACCGCCGACGGATACGGAGGTGAGCCTAGCCGACATCCTTTCGCGGATACCCGAAGTTCGCCCGTTTTATTCACGCTGGTTACCAGATAGTCGCGAAATCGTTGCCTTCTGGCCGCAGAACGATCACCCCGGCGACAAGAAACGGTGGCGGGTAGACCCTCCTTACACCGCTGAAGACGTTCGTGCCGTCATGGGTGACGCGGTTCATGAGCTCAATACAACAGATTCGGTCATCTCAATCCTCGTGTCTGGCGATTACGCCCCCTACATGTCCGACACGGTGGGACACTGGTCTGTCGGTAATGTAGTCGCGATGACGCCCTTCCCCGGCGAGCTCAGGCTTTCTAAGACGGTCATCACTTTTATGGCCGCCTACTGCCTCGGGATGCTCGCCCGCTACTACCCTTCTCAGTGGACGGCGACCCTTGGCAACCAGCGACACACTGTCGCGTTACCCACGCTGTTAGCGACCATGGACTACATCGCAGATGAGTTCCCGAGAATGATCGTCGAATTCCTCGAGCCGCCTGTGGCTCCATCGAGCGGCGGAGGACTTTTCGAGAGGACCAACGACGGATTTCAGCAATAG
- a CDS encoding amidohydrolase family protein, which yields MAEAILEPDLPIIDPHHHLWDLRPLLAAFPQPYHPFVETLTHSAYYTFDTLLADARGGQNGGGHNVVGTVYMECGAFYRAGADGPMKPVGEVEYVNGVAAQGASGLYGDFRPCAAIIGHADLTLGDGARPVLEALAQAGNGRFRGIRHQGAWDADADVLGPPFHAPPQLYLADSFRTGFRALGEMGLTFDAWLLEPQLGDVLDLARAFPDQPICLDHCGTPLGTGSYHGKLHERFDIWRGMIRDLAACPNVTIKLGGLAMSFCGLPEQGPMAGLSSETLAAMWRPYIETCIEAFGPDRAMFESNYPVDKWGASYNVLWNTFKRLAHGASDAEKRALFAGTAARFYGIENLLA from the coding sequence ATGGCCGAAGCGATTCTCGAACCTGATCTGCCGATTATCGATCCGCATCATCACTTGTGGGATCTGCGCCCGCTGCTTGCCGCCTTTCCGCAGCCCTATCACCCCTTCGTCGAAACGCTGACCCATTCGGCCTATTACACCTTCGACACGCTGCTGGCGGACGCGCGCGGTGGACAAAATGGCGGCGGGCATAACGTCGTCGGCACGGTCTATATGGAATGCGGTGCGTTCTATCGCGCCGGGGCCGATGGGCCAATGAAACCGGTGGGCGAAGTCGAATATGTCAACGGCGTCGCGGCACAGGGCGCCAGCGGCCTTTATGGTGATTTCCGCCCTTGCGCGGCCATCATCGGCCATGCTGACCTGACGCTGGGCGACGGGGCAAGGCCGGTGCTGGAAGCGCTGGCGCAGGCGGGCAACGGGCGCTTTCGCGGCATCCGCCATCAGGGCGCGTGGGATGCCGACGCCGATGTTCTTGGCCCCCCGTTCCACGCCCCGCCGCAACTCTATCTGGCAGACAGTTTCCGCACTGGTTTTCGCGCGCTGGGCGAAATGGGGCTGACGTTCGATGCCTGGCTGCTGGAGCCGCAACTGGGCGATGTGCTTGATCTTGCCCGCGCCTTTCCCGACCAGCCGATCTGCCTCGACCACTGCGGCACGCCCTTGGGCACCGGCAGCTATCACGGCAAATTGCACGAACGGTTTGATATCTGGCGCGGCATGATCCGCGATCTGGCCGCCTGCCCCAATGTGACCATCAAGCTCGGCGGCCTTGCCATGTCGTTCTGCGGCCTTCCCGAACAAGGCCCGATGGCGGGCCTTTCGTCCGAAACGCTGGCGGCCATGTGGCGGCCCTATATCGAAACCTGCATCGAAGCCTTTGGCCCGGACCGCGCGATGTTTGAAAGCAACTATCCGGTCGACAAATGGGGGGCCAGCTACAACGTGTTGTGGAACACCTTCAAACGTCTGGCCCATGGAGCATCCGATGCTGAAAAGCGCGCACTGTTCGCCGGAACCGCGGCCCGCTTCTATGGCATCGAAAACCTGCTGGCCTGA
- a CDS encoding flavodoxin family protein yields the protein MLLIVWHSRTGTAQAMARAAFDGASREGPCRMLRADEAFGTAGEEALLAASGYLFCCPENLGAMSGVMKEFFDQAYYPLLGRIEGRPYATMIAAGTDGAAAQRQIDRIATGWRLRRVAEPLIVLTGAQTPEAILAAKGVAAENLLDCCNLGQGLCGGLALGVF from the coding sequence ATGCTGCTGATTGTCTGGCATAGCCGCACTGGCACCGCGCAGGCCATGGCGCGTGCAGCGTTTGATGGCGCAAGCCGCGAAGGGCCGTGTCGGATGCTGCGGGCAGATGAAGCATTTGGGACGGCGGGCGAAGAGGCGCTGTTGGCCGCCTCTGGCTATCTTTTCTGCTGTCCCGAAAACCTTGGCGCGATGAGTGGAGTGATGAAGGAGTTTTTCGATCAGGCCTATTACCCGTTGCTGGGGCGGATCGAAGGACGACCTTATGCCACGATGATTGCCGCTGGAACCGATGGGGCGGCGGCGCAGCGACAGATTGACCGGATCGCTACGGGATGGCGCTTGCGCCGCGTTGCAGAACCGCTGATCGTGCTGACCGGAGCGCAAACGCCCGAAGCCATTCTTGCGGCTAAGGGCGTTGCAGCCGAAAACCTGCTGGATTGTTGCAATCTGGGACAGGGGCTTTGTGGAGGGCTGGCGCTGGGGGTTTTCTAA
- the recJ gene encoding single-stranded-DNA-specific exonuclease RecJ yields the protein MIPVTAITQSLSGQAWRWRGGNMDMGGSGSAPGENLITQLLLSRGVSPDDLERHRRPTLRDFLPDPSIFRDMDSAARRICDAIAANERITIYGDYDVDGATSAALLIRLLRDIGITAQPYIPDRLLEGYGPSGEALVRLAREGSSLIVTVDCGAMAFDALAAAHAEGVDVIVVDHHKCASELPMAAALVNPNRLDECDEAAAHGHLAAVGMAFLLAVAIVRELRGRGFFGSRPAPDLMRLLDLVALGTVADVAQLKGLNRALVSQGLKIMARRENVGLAALIDASRLNRAPTCSDLGFALGPRINAGGRVGEASLGVRLLTTEDPDEARAISAQLSQLNEERRAIEQEVQEAAEAQIAAQHNRAVMVLAGHGWHPGVIGIVAGRIKEKTGKPALVIALDADEAGNGKGSGRSIAGVDLGAAIIAAREAGLLIAGGGHAMACGLTIEPSQLEPLADWLDERLARDISGARIGKALLLDLSLSPGGLTPDLVETLETAGPFGVGWPGPRVAVGPVRLVKCDLVGTDHVRMIAAGPDGRSFKAIAFRAAQTEMGQALLHGTRGRQLWLAGRARIDDWASKPAAELHVEDAAFAD from the coding sequence ATGATTCCCGTCACCGCAATCACCCAATCCCTTTCCGGCCAGGCTTGGCGCTGGAGAGGTGGCAACATGGACATGGGCGGATCGGGCAGCGCGCCCGGCGAGAACCTGATTACGCAATTGCTGCTGTCACGCGGGGTCAGCCCGGACGATCTTGAACGACACCGTCGCCCGACGCTGCGCGATTTTCTGCCCGACCCGTCGATTTTCCGCGATATGGACAGCGCAGCCCGCAGAATTTGCGATGCGATTGCCGCCAATGAACGCATCACCATCTATGGCGATTATGACGTTGACGGTGCAACCAGCGCGGCGTTGCTGATCCGGCTGCTGCGCGACATTGGCATTACCGCACAACCCTATATCCCTGACCGCCTGCTGGAAGGTTATGGCCCATCGGGCGAGGCGCTGGTGCGACTGGCGCGCGAAGGATCAAGCCTGATCGTCACGGTCGATTGCGGCGCAATGGCGTTTGATGCCTTGGCCGCCGCCCATGCCGAAGGTGTGGATGTGATCGTGGTGGACCATCACAAATGCGCCTCAGAGCTGCCTATGGCTGCAGCGCTGGTCAACCCCAACCGGTTGGACGAATGTGACGAGGCCGCCGCCCACGGCCACCTGGCGGCAGTGGGCATGGCCTTTCTGCTGGCGGTAGCCATTGTGCGCGAATTGCGCGGGCGCGGGTTCTTTGGATCGCGCCCTGCCCCCGATCTGATGCGCCTGCTGGATCTGGTGGCGCTGGGCACGGTGGCCGATGTGGCGCAGCTTAAAGGGCTTAACCGCGCGCTGGTTTCGCAAGGGCTGAAGATCATGGCCCGGCGTGAGAATGTGGGCCTTGCCGCCTTGATCGACGCCAGCCGCCTGAACCGCGCGCCGACATGCAGTGATCTTGGCTTTGCACTGGGTCCGCGCATCAACGCAGGCGGCCGCGTGGGCGAGGCATCGCTGGGCGTACGACTGTTGACGACCGAAGACCCTGACGAAGCACGGGCAATTTCCGCGCAGCTATCCCAGTTGAACGAAGAACGCCGCGCGATTGAACAGGAAGTGCAGGAAGCCGCCGAAGCGCAGATCGCGGCGCAGCACAACCGTGCGGTGATGGTGCTTGCCGGCCACGGCTGGCACCCCGGCGTAATCGGCATCGTCGCGGGCCGGATCAAGGAAAAGACCGGCAAGCCAGCGCTGGTCATCGCGCTGGACGCCGATGAGGCAGGCAATGGCAAAGGGTCTGGCCGCTCTATCGCCGGGGTGGACCTTGGCGCTGCGATTATCGCCGCGCGCGAGGCCGGGCTGCTGATAGCGGGCGGTGGCCACGCCATGGCCTGCGGCCTGACGATCGAACCATCGCAACTGGAACCTTTGGCAGACTGGCTGGACGAACGGCTGGCCCGCGATATTTCCGGCGCGCGCATCGGCAAGGCGCTGTTGCTGGACCTATCCCTCAGCCCCGGTGGCCTGACTCCCGATCTGGTGGAAACGCTGGAAACCGCCGGCCCGTTTGGCGTGGGCTGGCCAGGGCCGCGCGTGGCAGTGGGGCCGGTAAGGCTGGTGAAGTGCGATCTGGTCGGCACCGATCATGTGCGGATGATCGCCGCCGGACCGGATGGCCGCTCGTTCAAGGCCATCGCCTTTCGCGCTGCGCAAACTGAGATGGGACAGGCTCTTTTGCACGGCACACGCGGACGGCAACTGTGGTTGGCAGGGCGCGCCCGGATTGATGACTGGGCCAGCAAACCTGCAGCAGAACTGCACGTTGAAGATGCCGCCTTTGCCGATTGA
- a CDS encoding sensor histidine kinase produces MKGLSLPLPSMFVALCAAVVMFFGGAGFWLSLATLLVWLATLWLARPEPVVQTLNRDDGSVSRQAMIELVEPFGLPVLMLDGQRIAAANAAAREELGAHIVGQDARVALRHPEAIGLLENPQGRALVRGLTGARSIWQVSRVPIDERFSLIEMVNRTAEADISRAHTDFVANASHELRTPLASIIGYIETLADPDAKVDEATAAKFHATVLRESRRLQSLVEDLMSLSRIEAEKHEAPRDRIDLGQMVGSIGSEIAMNHGEDRLEIDTTEAVVTGDRQQLDQLVRNLIDNAFKYGDPSAPVKVKIGTRGNDAELIVIDKGEGIHPDHLPYLTRRFYRTDPGRSRAAGGTGLGLAIVKHIVERHRGKLDIASTQGVGTTVTVRIPLVARPAVLSA; encoded by the coding sequence ATGAAGGGTTTGTCGCTGCCTCTCCCCAGTATGTTCGTGGCGCTGTGCGCCGCTGTGGTGATGTTCTTTGGCGGAGCAGGGTTCTGGCTGTCGCTGGCAACGCTGCTGGTCTGGCTGGCAACACTGTGGCTGGCTCGCCCCGAACCGGTCGTGCAAACGTTGAACCGCGATGACGGTAGCGTTTCGCGGCAGGCAATGATCGAACTGGTAGAGCCGTTCGGCTTGCCTGTGTTGATGCTGGACGGCCAGCGCATTGCCGCTGCCAACGCTGCCGCGCGTGAAGAACTGGGCGCCCATATCGTCGGTCAGGATGCCCGCGTCGCGCTGCGACATCCCGAAGCGATCGGCCTGCTAGAAAACCCGCAAGGGCGCGCGCTGGTGCGCGGGCTGACCGGAGCGCGCAGCATCTGGCAGGTCAGCCGCGTGCCGATTGATGAGCGGTTTTCGCTGATCGAGATGGTCAACCGTACGGCCGAAGCCGATATCAGCCGCGCGCATACCGATTTCGTCGCCAACGCCAGCCACGAGTTGCGCACGCCGCTCGCCTCGATCATAGGCTATATCGAGACGCTGGCCGATCCTGACGCCAAAGTTGATGAGGCAACGGCAGCAAAGTTCCACGCAACAGTCCTGCGTGAATCACGGCGACTGCAAAGTCTGGTCGAAGATCTGATGTCATTGTCGCGGATCGAGGCAGAAAAGCACGAAGCGCCGCGCGACCGGATCGATCTGGGCCAGATGGTGGGCAGCATCGGCAGCGAGATTGCCATGAATCATGGCGAGGACCGATTGGAGATCGACACGACCGAAGCTGTGGTAACAGGCGACCGGCAGCAACTCGACCAGCTTGTTCGCAACCTGATCGACAATGCCTTCAAATATGGCGATCCTTCCGCGCCGGTGAAGGTGAAGATCGGCACGCGCGGCAACGATGCCGAACTGATAGTGATCGACAAGGGCGAAGGCATTCACCCCGACCACCTACCTTATTTGACCCGCCGGTTCTATCGCACCGACCCTGGCCGCAGCCGGGCAGCAGGCGGCACCGGACTGGGCTTGGCCATTGTGAAACACATTGTGGAACGCCATCGCGGCAAGCTGGATATCGCCAGTACCCAAGGGGTTGGCACCACGGTTACGGTGCGCATTCCACTGGTTGCACGCCCTGCTGTGCTTTCTGCCTGA
- a CDS encoding NAD(P)H-dependent flavin oxidoreductase — MSLPPLFANLRLPVIASPLFIISCPELVIAQCKAGIVGSFPSLNARPISQLDEWLHQITEELAAHNRANPDRPAAPFAVNQIVHKTNNRLDEDMAMCEKWQVPMLITSLGAREDVYNAAHGWGGIVLHDVINDRFARKAVEKGADGLIPVAAGAGGHAGAQSPFALMQEIREWFTGLVALSGAIAHGRSVLAAQALGADFAYIGSAWIATEEARAEQAYKQAIVDSRADDIVYSNLFTGVHGNYLRPSIVNAGLDPDNLPVSDPSKMNFGSGGNTDAKAWKDIWGSGQGIGAVTAVEPVAARVARLEEQYRAAASGLSDASSPFLK, encoded by the coding sequence ATGTCCCTGCCCCCGCTGTTCGCCAACCTGCGCCTGCCCGTCATCGCATCGCCGCTGTTCATCATTTCCTGCCCGGAACTGGTGATCGCGCAGTGCAAGGCCGGGATCGTCGGCAGCTTCCCCTCGCTCAACGCCCGCCCGATCAGCCAGTTGGACGAATGGCTGCACCAGATCACCGAAGAACTGGCCGCCCACAACCGCGCCAACCCTGATCGCCCCGCCGCCCCCTTCGCGGTGAACCAGATCGTCCACAAGACCAACAACCGCCTCGATGAAGACATGGCGATGTGTGAAAAGTGGCAGGTGCCGATGCTCATCACATCGCTGGGCGCGCGCGAGGACGTTTATAACGCCGCGCACGGTTGGGGCGGCATCGTGCTGCACGACGTCATCAACGACCGCTTCGCCCGCAAGGCCGTGGAAAAGGGCGCGGACGGGCTTATCCCCGTCGCAGCGGGCGCAGGCGGCCACGCAGGCGCGCAATCGCCCTTCGCCCTGATGCAGGAAATCCGCGAATGGTTCACCGGGCTGGTCGCGCTGTCGGGCGCCATCGCGCATGGCCGCTCGGTGCTGGCGGCACAGGCACTGGGCGCAGATTTCGCCTATATCGGCTCGGCCTGGATCGCCACGGAAGAGGCGCGCGCCGAACAAGCCTACAAGCAGGCGATTGTCGACAGCCGCGCCGACGATATCGTCTATTCCAACTTGTTCACCGGCGTCCACGGCAACTACTTGCGCCCCTCTATCGTCAACGCCGGGCTTGACCCGGACAACCTGCCGGTCAGCGATCCCAGCAAGATGAATTTCGGGTCGGGCGGCAACACCGATGCCAAGGCGTGGAAGGATATCTGGGGGTCCGGTCAGGGCATTGGCGCGGTGACGGCGGTTGAACCGGTGGCCGCCCGCGTCGCCCGTCTGGAAGAACAATATCGCGCTGCCGCTTCGGGGCTATCAGACGCGAGTTCGCCCTTCCTCAAGTAG